From a single Bacillus pumilus genomic region:
- a CDS encoding DUF2584 domain-containing protein, translating to MGMPVEFNTMIVTKGKETRIEENVFELMKEGYRIYPLNIPLEVRKTKDGEKTGTAHVEKLELTDNITKVTYRLVSLHSTN from the coding sequence ATGGGAATGCCTGTTGAATTTAATACAATGATTGTCACAAAGGGAAAAGAGACAAGAATTGAAGAAAATGTATTTGAGCTCATGAAGGAAGGGTACCGCATCTATCCATTAAATATTCCGCTTGAGGTGCGAAAAACGAAAGACGGAGAAAAAACAGGAACAGCACATGTTGAAAAGCTGGAGCTTACAGACAATATTACAAAAGTGACTTACCGTCTTGTGTCCTTGCATTCAACCAACTAA
- a CDS encoding alpha/beta hydrolase family protein: MIVEKRRFPSPHPHIHLFTVTYEADGLRIKGLLAEPAGEGSYDGFLYLRGGIKNVGMVRPGRIVQFAAQGFVVFAPFYRGNQGGEGNEDFAGEDRKDAFAAFQLLKHHKKVKQDRIHIFGFSRGGIMGIWTAVEMREEAASFVTWGGVSDMKLTYEERVDMRRMMKRVIGGPPHKVPEAYEDRTPLNDVGQIEAPVLIIHGEEDQNVSIEHAYLLEGALRQHGKSVETWYFHGYNHYFPPQHNREIVRRLTTWMHSRKSGNVVK; encoded by the coding sequence GTGATTGTGGAAAAAAGAAGGTTTCCGTCACCCCATCCGCATATTCACTTATTTACAGTGACCTATGAGGCAGATGGACTTCGGATCAAAGGGCTGCTCGCTGAACCAGCCGGAGAAGGTTCCTATGACGGCTTTTTGTATTTAAGAGGCGGCATTAAGAATGTTGGAATGGTGAGACCGGGCCGGATTGTGCAATTTGCCGCACAGGGATTTGTCGTATTTGCTCCCTTTTACCGAGGAAATCAGGGAGGCGAAGGGAACGAGGATTTCGCCGGAGAAGATCGGAAGGATGCTTTCGCTGCCTTTCAATTGTTAAAGCATCATAAAAAAGTGAAGCAGGATCGCATTCACATTTTTGGTTTTTCGCGCGGAGGGATTATGGGCATTTGGACTGCTGTCGAAATGAGAGAGGAGGCCGCTTCCTTTGTGACATGGGGAGGCGTCAGTGATATGAAGCTCACCTATGAAGAGCGTGTGGATATGAGAAGAATGATGAAGCGTGTGATTGGCGGTCCCCCGCACAAGGTGCCAGAGGCCTATGAGGACAGAACGCCTTTAAATGATGTGGGTCAAATTGAAGCACCTGTGCTCATCATCCACGGAGAAGAGGATCAGAATGTATCGATTGAGCATGCGTATTTATTAGAGGGTGCGCTGCGTCAGCACGGGAAGTCAGTGGAGACATGGTATTTTCATGGGTACAACCACTATTTTCCACCACAGCATAATCGGGAGATTGTCCGAAGGCTGACGACATGGATGCACAGCCGGAAAAGCGGAAATGTGGTAAAATAG
- a CDS encoding phytoene desaturase family protein, with the protein MKKVIIIGGGLGGLSAAIRLQSRGFQVTILEKEAALGGKLQRHHGAGYSFDLGPSTITMKSYFEEVFASCHRRMEDYVTFYPISPLTKNVFSDGHTVEFTPNIEQMESQIADFSPEDAKQYRAFLQESKALFQKAEDQFLNRLLLTWKDKADLKLMKALLAVKPFTSVQRMLRQYFRHPHTLAMFGRYATYIGSSPYEAPAIFNMMAHLEGEKGIYGIKGGTYRLVEAFETLAKELGVQIHLNEQVIKIHVKDRRIKGVETAQQMYETDQVIAGADALTVYRHLIDEKDRPSFLNQKLAAIEPSLSGFVLLLGVPKVYEQLSHHTVFFPENYEQEFKDIFQKKQLPQDPTLYICYSGHSEPALSGGSGRSNLFVLANAPYVTNEQDWDMLKETYPQHVKTKLEEKGLFDLNQVAEYEAVQTPLDLQQKTGAYHGAIYGMSSNSFKQAFFRINNQSKDIEGLWFVGGTSHPGGGTPMVTKSGQLVAETIIKHST; encoded by the coding sequence ATGAAAAAAGTGATCATCATCGGCGGCGGGCTTGGTGGATTATCAGCAGCGATTCGCTTACAGTCACGCGGGTTTCAGGTCACCATTTTAGAAAAAGAAGCGGCTTTAGGCGGGAAATTGCAGCGTCATCATGGAGCTGGCTACTCTTTTGATTTAGGACCGAGTACCATTACAATGAAGTCATACTTTGAAGAGGTGTTTGCTTCTTGTCATAGACGGATGGAGGATTACGTCACATTTTATCCGATTTCACCTCTGACCAAAAACGTTTTTTCTGATGGCCATACGGTTGAGTTTACGCCGAATATTGAGCAGATGGAATCACAAATTGCAGATTTCAGTCCTGAAGATGCAAAGCAATACCGTGCATTTTTACAGGAATCAAAGGCGCTATTTCAAAAGGCTGAGGACCAGTTTTTAAATCGTTTATTATTGACGTGGAAGGATAAGGCGGATCTAAAGCTCATGAAAGCACTTCTGGCTGTCAAACCGTTTACATCCGTTCAACGCATGCTACGTCAATATTTCCGTCATCCGCATACATTGGCGATGTTTGGACGGTATGCTACATATATCGGTTCTTCTCCCTATGAGGCGCCGGCTATTTTTAATATGATGGCACATTTAGAAGGGGAAAAAGGAATTTATGGAATCAAGGGCGGTACGTATCGTTTAGTTGAGGCATTTGAGACTTTGGCAAAGGAATTAGGCGTTCAGATTCATCTGAATGAACAAGTTATCAAAATCCATGTGAAGGATCGCCGAATTAAAGGAGTCGAGACGGCTCAGCAGATGTATGAAACAGATCAAGTGATTGCAGGTGCAGACGCGCTGACTGTTTACCGTCATCTGATTGATGAAAAAGATCGCCCAAGTTTTTTAAATCAAAAGCTGGCTGCCATTGAACCATCATTATCTGGTTTTGTTCTATTATTAGGCGTACCCAAAGTCTATGAACAACTGTCCCATCATACTGTGTTTTTCCCGGAGAATTATGAGCAAGAATTTAAGGATATCTTTCAGAAAAAACAACTGCCCCAGGACCCGACGCTCTACATATGTTATTCAGGTCATTCAGAACCAGCTTTAAGCGGAGGATCGGGAAGAAGTAACCTGTTTGTACTGGCGAATGCGCCTTATGTGACAAACGAGCAAGATTGGGACATGCTAAAGGAGACGTACCCGCAGCATGTGAAAACGAAATTAGAGGAAAAAGGTCTTTTTGATCTGAATCAGGTGGCAGAATATGAAGCGGTTCAAACTCCGCTTGATCTGCAGCAGAAAACCGGCGCTTATCATGGCGCCATTTATGGCATGTCTTCCAACTCGTTCAAGCAGGCATTCTTCCGCATCAATAATCAGTCAAAAGACATTGAAGGGCTTTGGTTTGTTGGAGGAACCAGTCATCCAGGCGGCGGCACGCCGATGGTGACAAAATCAGGGCAGCTTGTCGCAGAAACGATCATCAAGCATTCGACGTAA